One window of the Sulfitobacter alexandrii genome contains the following:
- the rpsU gene encoding 30S ribosomal protein S21 — translation MQVSVRDNNVDQALRALKKKLQREGVFREMKLKQHFEKPSEKKAREKAEAIRRARKLARKKAQREGMM, via the coding sequence ATGCAGGTTAGTGTTCGCGACAACAATGTCGATCAGGCCCTCCGGGCTCTGAAGAAAAAGCTCCAGCGCGAAGGCGTGTTCCGTGAAATGAAGCTCAAGCAGCATTTCGAGAAACCGTCCGAGAAAAAAGCGCGCGAGAAAGCTGAAGCGATCCGCCGTGCCCGCAAGCTGGCACGCAAGAAAGCGCAACGCGAAGGCATGATGTAA
- the ald gene encoding alanine dehydrogenase: MKIGCPREIKPQEFRVGLTPSAALEATNAGHEVLIETGAGIGAGFEDADYEAAGARVIGTAEEVFATAEMIVKVKEPQAVERKMLREGQVLFTYLHLAPDPDQTRDLMESGATCIAYETVTDRMGGLPLLAPMSEVAGRLAPQVGAWTLQKANGGRGVLMGGVPGVGPARVMVIGGGVVGTHAARIAAGMGADVTVLDRSLPRMRYLDDVFGGTFKTAYASAQNTIELARQADMIIGAVLIPGAAAPKLISRAQLAELKPGAALVDVAIDQGGCFETSKATTHQDPIYEVDGIMHYCVANMPGAVARTSTIALGNATMPFMLDLANKGWRKACEDDEHLLNGLNVHAGKLTYHAVGKALGIDVLSPRLALKA, encoded by the coding sequence ATGAAAATCGGCTGCCCGAGAGAGATCAAACCGCAGGAGTTCCGCGTGGGGCTGACGCCCTCTGCGGCGCTGGAAGCGACGAACGCGGGCCACGAGGTCCTGATCGAGACCGGCGCCGGTATCGGCGCGGGCTTCGAGGACGCGGATTACGAGGCTGCCGGCGCACGGGTGATCGGCACGGCCGAAGAGGTCTTTGCCACGGCGGAGATGATCGTCAAGGTCAAGGAGCCGCAGGCGGTGGAACGCAAGATGCTGCGGGAGGGACAGGTGCTGTTCACCTACCTTCACCTTGCGCCCGATCCGGACCAGACCCGCGACCTGATGGAATCAGGCGCGACCTGCATCGCCTATGAAACCGTGACGGACCGCATGGGCGGCCTGCCGCTGCTGGCGCCCATGTCAGAGGTCGCGGGCCGCCTGGCCCCGCAGGTCGGCGCCTGGACCCTGCAGAAGGCGAACGGGGGACGCGGTGTGCTGATGGGGGGTGTCCCCGGTGTCGGACCCGCGCGCGTGATGGTGATCGGCGGTGGCGTCGTCGGGACGCATGCCGCGCGGATCGCTGCCGGCATGGGCGCCGATGTCACCGTGCTGGACCGGTCCCTGCCCCGGATGCGGTATCTCGACGATGTTTTCGGCGGGACATTCAAGACCGCCTACGCGTCGGCCCAGAACACCATCGAGCTGGCACGGCAAGCGGACATGATCATCGGTGCGGTCCTGATCCCCGGTGCCGCCGCGCCGAAGCTGATCAGCCGCGCGCAGCTTGCGGAACTCAAACCCGGTGCCGCGCTGGTGGACGTGGCGATCGACCAGGGCGGCTGTTTCGAGACATCGAAGGCGACCACCCATCAGGATCCGATCTACGAGGTGGACGGGATCATGCATTACTGCGTGGCGAACATGCCCGGCGCCGTGGCGCGGACGTCGACCATAGCGCTTGGCAACGCGACCATGCCCTTCATGCTCGACCTTGCCAACAAGGGCTGGCGCAAGGCCTGCGAGGACGATGAACACCTGCTGAACGGGCTGAACGTGCACGCGGGCAAGCTGACCTATCACGCGGTGGGCAAGGCACTGGGCATCGACGTGCTGTCGCCGCGCCTCGCGCTCAAGGCCTGA
- the rplT gene encoding 50S ribosomal protein L20, whose protein sequence is MSRVKSGTVTHARHKKIVKAAKGYYGRRKNVFKVATQAVDKANQYATRDRKARKRNFRALWIQRINAAVRAHDESLTYSRFINGLNLAGIEVDRKVLADLAVHEPEAFGAIVKQAQASLAA, encoded by the coding sequence ATGTCCCGAGTCAAAAGTGGTACAGTCACCCACGCCCGCCACAAGAAGATCGTCAAGGCCGCCAAAGGTTACTACGGCCGTCGCAAGAACGTCTTCAAGGTTGCAACACAGGCCGTCGACAAGGCCAACCAGTACGCCACGCGCGACCGCAAGGCCCGCAAGCGCAACTTCCGCGCCCTGTGGATCCAGCGGATCAACGCCGCCGTCCGCGCCCATGACGAATCGCTTACCTACAGCCGCTTCATCAACGGCCTGAACCTGGCCGGCATCGAAGTGGACCGGAAAGTTCTGGCAGATCTGGCCGTGCACGAGCCCGAAGCCTTCGGTGCGATCGTCAAGCAGGCACAGGCGTCGCTCGCCGCCTGA
- a CDS encoding Lrp/AsnC family transcriptional regulator, translated as MTLDELDRRILRALQRNGRMSNADLSEEAHLSPSACHRRVQRMERAGYISDYVALLDPRKLGMPTTVFVEITLQGQAEDTLDAFEKSVARIPDVLECHLMAGSADYLLKVVAENTEDFARIHRQHLSRLPGVQTMQSSFALRTVCKTTALPV; from the coding sequence ATGACCCTCGACGAGTTGGATCGCCGTATCCTGCGGGCCCTTCAACGCAACGGCCGGATGTCGAACGCCGACCTGTCCGAGGAGGCCCACCTGTCGCCCTCGGCCTGCCACCGGCGGGTGCAACGGATGGAGCGGGCGGGCTACATCAGCGACTACGTCGCGCTGCTCGATCCGCGCAAGCTGGGCATGCCGACCACCGTTTTCGTCGAGATCACGCTTCAGGGCCAGGCAGAAGACACCCTCGACGCCTTCGAGAAATCGGTCGCGCGCATACCGGATGTGCTGGAATGTCACCTGATGGCGGGGTCCGCGGACTACCTGCTCAAGGTCGTCGCCGAAAACACCGAGGATTTCGCCCGCATCCATCGGCAGCACCTGTCACGCCTGCCCGGCGTCCAGACCATGCAGTCCAGTTTCGCCCTGCGCACGGTCTGCAAGACCACCGCGCTGCCCGTCTGA
- a CDS encoding glutathione S-transferase family protein: protein MSDFEAFPITKKWPPRNPEVLQLYSFPTPNGVKVSIALEEMGLPYEAHKVTLSDADVKSPEFLSLNPNNKIPAIIDPDGPDGTPVGLFESGAILIYLGEKTGKLMGANATERAHVIQWLMFQMGGLGPMLGQLGFFYKFAGSEWEDKRPQQRYIDEAKRLLNVLNLELAGKEWIAGNSYSIADIAIAPWLRALDFYGAKEAVGWEDHTNLVDYLERFTDRPAVQKGLVTPARD from the coding sequence ATGTCAGATTTCGAAGCCTTCCCGATCACCAAGAAATGGCCGCCCCGGAACCCGGAGGTTCTGCAGCTGTATTCCTTTCCGACACCGAACGGCGTCAAGGTTTCCATCGCGCTCGAAGAGATGGGGCTGCCTTACGAGGCGCACAAGGTCACGCTGTCGGACGCCGATGTGAAAAGCCCCGAGTTCCTTTCGCTGAACCCGAACAACAAGATTCCCGCGATCATCGATCCCGACGGGCCGGACGGCACGCCGGTGGGCCTGTTCGAATCCGGCGCCATCCTGATCTATCTCGGCGAGAAGACGGGCAAGCTGATGGGGGCCAATGCCACGGAACGGGCGCACGTGATCCAGTGGCTGATGTTCCAGATGGGCGGGCTGGGACCGATGCTGGGGCAGCTCGGCTTCTTCTACAAGTTCGCCGGCTCCGAATGGGAGGACAAGCGCCCGCAGCAACGCTACATCGACGAGGCCAAACGCCTGCTGAATGTCCTGAACCTTGAACTGGCGGGCAAGGAATGGATCGCCGGCAACAGCTATTCGATCGCCGATATCGCCATCGCGCCATGGCTGCGGGCGCTGGATTTCTACGGTGCAAAGGAGGCTGTCGGCTGGGAGGACCACACGAACCTGGTCGACTACCTGGAGCGGTTCACCGACCGCCCCGCTGTGCAGAAGGGGCTCGTGACACCGGCGCGCGACTGA
- the mscL gene encoding large conductance mechanosensitive channel protein MscL, which yields MINEFKDFIAKGNVMDMAVGIIVGAAFTAIVTSLVGDLINPIIGLFTGGVDFTNNYVVLAGDVPAGASLDAAREAGASVFAFGSFAMAVINFLIIAFVVFMLVKMVNRVKSAATKPDEVAPEVHTGPSELDVLLEIRDQLAKNPR from the coding sequence GTGATTAACGAATTCAAGGATTTCATCGCCAAGGGCAATGTCATGGACATGGCCGTCGGTATCATTGTCGGCGCGGCATTCACCGCCATCGTCACGTCGCTGGTAGGCGACCTGATCAACCCCATCATCGGCCTTTTCACCGGCGGCGTCGATTTCACCAACAACTACGTGGTTCTGGCGGGTGATGTGCCGGCGGGCGCGTCGCTCGATGCCGCGCGCGAGGCGGGCGCATCCGTCTTCGCCTTCGGTTCCTTCGCCATGGCGGTAATCAACTTTCTCATCATCGCCTTTGTCGTCTTCATGCTGGTCAAGATGGTGAATCGCGTCAAGTCGGCGGCCACCAAGCCCGACGAGGTCGCCCCCGAGGTGCACACCGGCCCGTCCGAACTGGATGTGCTGCTGGAAATCCGCGATCAGCTGGCCAAGAACCCCCGCTGA
- a CDS encoding catalase, with protein MARKTNVPPTTTDAGIRVQSDEHSLTVGPDGPIVLHDHYLLEQMANFNRERIPERQPHAKGSGAFGYFEVTQDVSRYTKAKVFQPGAKTDVLMRFSTVAGERGSPDTWRDPRGFSVKMYTEDGNFDMVGNNTPIFFVRDPIKFQNFIRSQKRRADNGLRDHDMQWDFWTLSPESAHQVAYLMGDRGIPKTWREMNGYSSHTYSLVNEEGELFWVKFHFHTDQGDGNAHFTQEEADKMAGADSDYHRRDLFDNIHKGNHPSWTLKWQIMPYEDAKTYRINPFDLTKTWPHEDYPLIEVGKLVLDRNPTDFHTEIEQAAFEPNNMVPGVGLSPDKMLLARGFSYADAHRARLGVNYKEIPVNKPQAPVHAYTKDGAGRTQKVEDPVYAPNSYGGPAAQPLPTEAGLWHADGDMVRSAYTLREDDDDWSQAGALVRDVMDDAARERLVNNVTGHLCDGVSEKVLVRAFEYWRNIDADIGARIEKAVRDELGGESKAPGMASALSIGGSGAGG; from the coding sequence ATGGCCCGCAAGACGAATGTCCCCCCGACGACGACAGATGCCGGTATCCGCGTGCAAAGCGACGAGCACTCCCTGACCGTGGGTCCGGACGGACCCATCGTTCTTCACGATCACTACCTGCTGGAGCAGATGGCGAATTTCAACCGGGAGCGCATCCCGGAGCGTCAGCCCCATGCAAAGGGTTCCGGCGCCTTCGGCTATTTCGAAGTAACGCAGGACGTGTCGCGCTATACCAAGGCAAAGGTGTTCCAGCCCGGCGCGAAAACCGATGTCCTGATGCGGTTCTCGACGGTGGCGGGCGAACGCGGCAGCCCCGACACATGGCGCGACCCGCGCGGCTTTTCGGTGAAGATGTATACCGAGGACGGCAACTTCGACATGGTGGGAAACAACACGCCCATCTTCTTTGTCCGCGACCCGATCAAGTTCCAGAACTTCATCCGGAGCCAGAAGCGGCGCGCCGACAACGGGTTGCGCGATCATGACATGCAGTGGGATTTCTGGACCCTGTCACCCGAGAGCGCGCACCAGGTCGCCTACCTGATGGGCGACCGGGGCATTCCGAAGACCTGGCGGGAGATGAACGGCTATTCCAGCCATACCTACAGCCTCGTCAACGAAGAGGGCGAGTTGTTCTGGGTCAAGTTCCACTTCCACACCGACCAGGGCGACGGCAATGCGCATTTCACGCAGGAAGAGGCCGACAAGATGGCCGGGGCCGACAGCGACTATCACCGGCGCGACCTGTTCGACAACATCCACAAGGGCAACCACCCGAGCTGGACACTGAAATGGCAGATCATGCCCTACGAGGATGCCAAGACCTACCGGATCAACCCGTTCGACCTGACCAAGACATGGCCGCACGAGGATTATCCGCTGATCGAGGTGGGCAAACTGGTGCTGGATCGCAACCCGACCGATTTCCACACGGAAATCGAGCAGGCCGCCTTCGAGCCGAACAACATGGTGCCGGGCGTCGGCCTGTCACCGGACAAGATGTTGCTGGCACGCGGGTTTTCCTATGCCGACGCCCACCGCGCCCGGCTTGGCGTCAACTACAAGGAAATCCCGGTCAACAAGCCGCAGGCGCCTGTCCATGCTTATACCAAGGACGGCGCAGGCCGGACGCAGAAGGTCGAAGACCCGGTCTATGCGCCCAATTCCTACGGCGGGCCCGCCGCGCAGCCCCTCCCGACAGAAGCGGGCCTGTGGCATGCGGACGGCGACATGGTCCGCAGCGCCTATACCCTGCGCGAAGACGATGACGACTGGTCGCAGGCAGGCGCGCTGGTCCGGGATGTCATGGACGACGCCGCGCGCGAGCGGTTGGTGAACAACGTCACCGGACACCTGTGCGACGGCGTCAGCGAGAAGGTGCTGGTGCGGGCGTTCGAATACTGGCGCAACATCGACGCGGACATCGGCGCACGGATCGAAAAGGCCGTTCGCGACGAGTTGGGCGGCGAATCGAAGGCGCCAGGCATGGCGTCGGCGCTCAGCATCGGTGGCAGCGGCGCGGGGGGCTGA
- a CDS encoding YrhK family protein: protein MRLFHRDRREDSEAHRRVYARFEIAYTTVDFMAAVLFIVGSVMFFYDAWQETGTWLFLVGSVFFAAKPTLRLWREVKLYRLGDMDDLADRVYRADKSD, encoded by the coding sequence ATGAGGCTGTTCCACCGAGACAGACGCGAAGATTCCGAGGCGCACCGCCGCGTCTATGCCCGGTTCGAGATCGCCTATACGACGGTCGATTTCATGGCCGCCGTGTTGTTCATCGTGGGGTCGGTGATGTTCTTTTACGACGCGTGGCAGGAAACCGGCACATGGCTGTTCCTGGTGGGGTCGGTGTTCTTTGCGGCCAAGCCGACGTTGCGGCTGTGGCGCGAGGTCAAGCTCTACCGCCTTGGCGACATGGACGACCTTGCGGACCGTGTTTACAGGGCCGACAAGAGCGACTGA
- the rpmI gene encoding 50S ribosomal protein L35, which translates to MPKMKTKSSAKKRFKISATGKVIGGQAGKRHGMIKRTKKFIRDARGTTVLSEPDAKIIKGYMPYDR; encoded by the coding sequence ATGCCCAAGATGAAGACGAAGTCGAGCGCGAAGAAGCGCTTCAAGATCTCGGCGACCGGAAAGGTCATCGGGGGTCAGGCCGGCAAGCGCCATGGCATGATCAAGCGGACCAAGAAGTTCATCCGCGACGCACGTGGCACGACAGTCCTGTCAGAGCCCGATGCAAAGATCATCAAGGGCTACATGCCCTACGACCGCTGA
- the pheT gene encoding phenylalanine--tRNA ligase subunit beta: MKFTLSWLKEHLDTTASVDEITYALTDLGLEVEGVEDRGAKLADFTIGYVKSAEKHPDADRLRVCQVETDDGLTQIICGAPNAREGITVVVAKPGVYVPGIDTTIGVGKIRGIESHGMMASEREMELSDEHDGIIELPSGEVGQRFVDWLAENDPAKVDPVIEIAITPNRPDALGVRGIARDLAARGLGKLKPRDVDAVEGKFACPISVSIDDDTRDQCPVFYGRVIRGVSNGPSPAWLQDRLRAIGLRPISFLVDVTNFFTFDRNRPLHVFDADKIAGGALRIHRAKGGETLMALDDREYTFSEGMTLISDAEGVESIAGVMGGERTGCTEETVNVFVEAAYFDPVRTAYTGRALKINSDARYRFERGIDPAWTPFGIEHATRMILDHAGGEASEVVVAGKIPDTSRAYRLDAARVQSLVGMTIPESDQRQTLTSLGFRLEGNMAHVPSWRPDVQGEADLVEEVARVASLTKLEGRPLPRLTAGVPRPVLSPMQRRIGAARRATAALGYNECVTYSFIDRASAALFGGGTEETRLENPISSDMSHMRPALLPGLLQAAARNQARGQPDMALFEVGPAFHGGEPGDQTEIISGLLIGRTGPKDVHGASRPVDVHDVKADAEAVLAAMNAPARAQIMRGGPDWWHPGRHGIICLGPKKVLGIFGELHPRVLSAMDVKGPAMAFTLWPGEIPLPRNAGATRAALQISDLQAVERDFAFVVDAEVEALTLVNAALGADKALIDDVRVFDEFIGGALGEGKKSLAITVRMQPSTQTLKDADIEAVGAKVIDKVTKATGGVLRG; this comes from the coding sequence ATGAAATTCACCCTGTCCTGGCTCAAGGAGCATCTGGATACGACCGCCTCGGTCGATGAAATCACCTATGCCCTCACCGATCTCGGTCTCGAGGTCGAAGGGGTCGAGGACCGGGGCGCGAAGCTGGCGGATTTCACCATCGGCTACGTGAAATCGGCGGAAAAGCATCCCGATGCCGACCGCCTGCGTGTCTGCCAGGTGGAGACGGACGACGGCCTGACCCAGATCATCTGCGGCGCGCCCAACGCGCGCGAGGGCATCACCGTGGTCGTGGCCAAGCCCGGCGTCTATGTCCCCGGCATCGACACGACCATCGGGGTGGGCAAGATCCGGGGCATCGAAAGCCACGGGATGATGGCCTCGGAACGCGAGATGGAACTGAGCGACGAGCACGACGGCATCATCGAACTCCCATCGGGAGAAGTGGGCCAGCGGTTCGTCGACTGGCTGGCCGAGAATGACCCGGCCAAGGTGGATCCGGTGATCGAGATCGCGATCACCCCCAACCGGCCCGACGCCCTTGGCGTGCGCGGCATCGCCCGTGACCTCGCGGCGCGCGGTCTGGGCAAGCTGAAACCGCGCGACGTGGACGCGGTGGAGGGCAAGTTCGCCTGTCCGATCAGTGTCAGCATCGACGACGACACGCGCGACCAATGCCCGGTCTTCTACGGGCGCGTGATCCGCGGCGTCAGCAACGGACCGTCCCCCGCCTGGCTTCAGGACCGCCTGCGCGCCATCGGTCTGCGCCCGATCTCCTTCCTCGTGGATGTGACCAACTTCTTCACCTTCGACCGCAACCGCCCGCTGCACGTCTTCGACGCGGACAAGATCGCGGGAGGCGCCCTGCGCATCCATCGCGCCAAGGGCGGCGAGACGCTGATGGCGCTGGACGACAGGGAATACACCTTCTCCGAAGGGATGACCCTCATTTCGGACGCAGAGGGCGTCGAAAGCATCGCGGGCGTGATGGGCGGTGAACGGACGGGCTGCACCGAAGAGACGGTGAATGTCTTTGTCGAGGCGGCCTACTTCGATCCGGTGCGCACCGCCTACACGGGCCGGGCGCTCAAGATCAATTCCGACGCACGCTACCGGTTCGAACGCGGGATCGACCCGGCCTGGACGCCGTTCGGCATCGAACATGCCACGCGGATGATCCTCGACCACGCCGGCGGCGAGGCGTCGGAAGTAGTGGTCGCGGGCAAGATCCCCGACACATCGCGCGCCTACCGCCTCGATGCGGCGCGGGTGCAGTCCCTTGTCGGGATGACCATCCCGGAAAGCGACCAGCGCCAGACGCTGACCTCGCTGGGTTTCCGGCTCGAGGGGAACATGGCGCACGTGCCGTCCTGGCGGCCCGATGTCCAGGGCGAGGCCGACCTCGTGGAAGAGGTGGCGCGCGTCGCCTCCCTGACCAAGCTCGAGGGGCGGCCCCTGCCGCGTCTGACCGCCGGCGTGCCGCGCCCGGTCCTGTCCCCCATGCAGCGCCGGATCGGCGCCGCGCGCCGGGCGACAGCCGCGTTGGGTTACAACGAATGTGTCACCTACAGCTTCATCGACCGGGCCTCGGCAGCGCTCTTCGGCGGCGGCACGGAGGAGACCCGGTTGGAAAACCCGATTTCCTCGGACATGAGCCACATGCGCCCCGCGCTGCTGCCCGGCCTGCTTCAGGCGGCGGCCCGCAACCAGGCGCGCGGCCAGCCGGACATGGCGCTGTTCGAAGTCGGGCCGGCCTTCCACGGCGGCGAACCCGGCGACCAGACCGAGATCATCAGCGGCCTGCTGATCGGCCGCACCGGCCCGAAGGATGTGCACGGCGCGTCCCGTCCGGTCGACGTTCACGACGTCAAGGCGGATGCCGAAGCGGTGCTGGCGGCGATGAACGCGCCCGCCCGGGCGCAGATCATGCGCGGCGGGCCGGACTGGTGGCATCCGGGCCGCCACGGCATCATCTGCCTCGGCCCCAAGAAGGTGCTCGGCATCTTCGGTGAACTTCACCCCAGGGTGCTGTCGGCGATGGACGTCAAGGGGCCTGCGATGGCCTTCACCCTCTGGCCGGGCGAGATTCCCCTGCCGCGAAACGCCGGCGCCACCCGTGCCGCGCTCCAGATCAGCGACCTGCAGGCGGTGGAGCGTGATTTCGCCTTTGTGGTGGATGCCGAGGTCGAGGCGCTGACCCTCGTGAACGCGGCGCTGGGCGCGGACAAGGCGCTGATCGACGACGTGCGCGTGTTCGACGAATTCATCGGCGGCGCGCTGGGCGAAGGCAAGAAATCCCTTGCCATCACGGTGCGGATGCAGCCGAGCACCCAGACGCTCAAGGATGCGGACATCGAGGCCGTCGGCGCCAAGGTGATCGACAAGGTCACCAAGGCGACCGGCGGCGTGCTCCGCGGTTGA
- the pheS gene encoding phenylalanine--tRNA ligase subunit alpha encodes MEDLSAKYLSRIADARDEAALEEIRLAAVGKKGEVSLKMRELGKMTPEERQVAGPALNALKDEINSALAAKKAALGDAALDERLRSEWLDVTLPTRPRRQGTIHPVSQATEELTAIFAEMGFSVAEGPRIDTDWYNFDALNIPGHHPARAEMDTFYMARAEGDNRPPHVLRTHTSPVQIRTMETQGAPLRIICPGGVYRADYDQTHTPMFHQVEGLAIDKDISMANLKWVLEEFFAAFFEIDGIKTRFRASHFPFTEPSAEVDIQCSWVDGQLRIGEGDGWLEVLGSGMVHPNVLRAGGIDPDQWQGFAFGMGIDRIAMLKYGIPDLRAFFDSDLRWLRHYGFAALDQPNLHAGLSR; translated from the coding sequence ATGGAAGACCTGTCAGCCAAATACCTTTCCCGTATCGCCGACGCGCGCGATGAGGCCGCTCTGGAAGAGATCCGCCTGGCCGCGGTGGGCAAGAAGGGCGAAGTGTCGCTGAAGATGCGCGAGCTGGGCAAGATGACCCCCGAGGAACGGCAGGTTGCCGGCCCCGCCCTGAACGCGCTCAAGGACGAGATCAACTCGGCGCTGGCGGCCAAGAAGGCAGCGCTGGGCGATGCGGCGCTGGACGAAAGACTGCGCAGCGAATGGCTCGACGTCACGCTGCCCACCCGCCCCCGGCGGCAAGGCACGATACACCCGGTCAGCCAGGCCACCGAGGAACTGACCGCGATTTTCGCCGAGATGGGCTTTTCCGTGGCCGAGGGGCCGCGCATCGACACCGACTGGTATAATTTCGACGCGCTGAACATTCCCGGCCACCATCCGGCCCGCGCCGAGATGGACACGTTCTACATGGCCCGCGCGGAAGGGGACAATCGCCCGCCGCACGTGCTGCGCACGCATACCTCTCCGGTCCAGATCCGCACGATGGAAACGCAGGGCGCGCCGCTGCGCATCATCTGTCCCGGCGGTGTCTATCGGGCCGACTACGACCAGACCCACACGCCCATGTTCCACCAGGTCGAGGGGCTGGCGATCGACAAGGATATCTCCATGGCGAACCTCAAGTGGGTGCTGGAGGAATTCTTTGCCGCCTTCTTCGAGATCGACGGGATCAAGACCCGCTTCCGCGCCTCCCACTTTCCCTTCACCGAACCCTCGGCCGAGGTGGACATCCAGTGCTCCTGGGTGGATGGCCAGCTGCGCATCGGCGAAGGCGACGGATGGCTCGAGGTGCTGGGCAGCGGCATGGTGCACCCCAATGTCCTCCGGGCCGGCGGCATCGACCCCGACCAGTGGCAGGGCTTCGCTTTCGGCATGGGGATCGACCGCATCGCGATGCTGAAATACGGTATCCCCGACCTGCGCGCCTTCTTCGACAGCGATCTGCGCTGGTTGCGGCATTACGGCTTCGCCGCGCTGGACCAGCCCAACCTGCACGCCGGGCTCAGCCGCTAG
- a CDS encoding YtoQ family protein, which yields MLRVYLSGEIHTDWRERITKGAEGLDVTFTGPVTDHAASDDCGVAILGAEDDKFWHDRKGAQLNAIRTRKGIEEADVVVVRFGDQYKQWNAAFDAGYAAALGKSLVILHGPDHAHALKEVDAAALAVASEPEQVVQILRYVLTGTLPG from the coding sequence ATGCTCAGGGTCTATCTGTCAGGCGAGATCCACACCGACTGGCGTGAAAGGATCACCAAGGGGGCCGAAGGGCTGGATGTGACCTTTACCGGGCCGGTGACCGATCACGCCGCCAGCGACGACTGCGGTGTCGCGATCCTCGGGGCCGAGGACGACAAGTTCTGGCACGATCGCAAGGGCGCGCAGCTGAACGCCATCCGGACCCGCAAGGGGATCGAGGAGGCCGACGTGGTGGTCGTGCGCTTCGGCGACCAGTACAAGCAGTGGAACGCCGCCTTCGACGCGGGCTATGCGGCGGCGCTGGGCAAGTCCCTCGTCATTCTCCATGGCCCCGATCACGCGCACGCGCTCAAGGAAGTGGACGCGGCAGCCCTCGCCGTCGCCTCCGAGCCCGAGCAGGTGGTGCAGATTCTGCGATACGTCCTGACGGGCACGCTCCCGGGCTGA